A window of Callospermophilus lateralis isolate mCalLat2 chromosome 13, mCalLat2.hap1, whole genome shotgun sequence contains these coding sequences:
- the Ccdc185 gene encoding coiled-coil domain-containing protein 185, whose product MEGFRHFSPRRHRNLWDTSPPAAESRSPMRLDGPESKPASGPWGCRSDSRSEAAESQLPPGCSFSPRPRRRWYNTSPPESRSLTRLTRRPPDRVRKHRLGSRRLDEAWGEDGTKPSSAWQQQLHLQPQQTQSCQRCSSIQTDSPPRYPGGASNPPSVASGVGKAPSEDQWAVPICSHVGRWSSSSLHTDKSSVPSQELRTQSACMYTPQRDCNDLMEPLASQYPQPMVSSKDPQNQILKCKLEETVMSSRDQKIVSLVLNRLQKAQRMRELQQQAAVAWEELKRSDQKVQMTLERERRLLLQQSQEQWQQRKERKGRRGREHHYRRRDGHSKNAIPEESWWESQLQDTENQRRARMERARVEAEHRKQCQAQRLREQERLLQSLRELNNLQLRKRLEEACHKRQLHSMDTKKVQETNLSSLVNYQARKVLMDCQAKAEELLRKLSLEQNSMRSQEIHQGLLKGQYRQLKEKAQKEEEQFQQVKCHAAESEEQRQMHKRILLELAEQKSQQDRSHAHRTPRDKAQRLRELNILREKNHHILKLKAEKEEKCHIEGIKEAIKKKEQKMEHFSRGKDPTLSEFQKASLTSRRENGRGLPISCFDQRTSEAQLCAHQPRGAY is encoded by the coding sequence ATGGAGGGCTTCCGCCACTTCTCCCCGCGGCGCCACAGGAACCTCTGGGACACCTCGCCGCCGGCCGCAGAGAGCAGGTCCCCCATGCGGCTGGATGGGCCCGAATCCAAACCGGCCTCGGGCCCCTGGGGCTGCAGGTCGGATTCGCGGAGTGAGGCGGCAGAGTCCCAGCTGCCGCCCGGGTGTTCGTTCTCGCCGCGGCCTCGCAGGCGCTGGTACAACACCTCGCCGCCGGAAAGCCGCAGCCTGACTCGCTTGACCCGGAGGCCCCCAGACCGCGTCCGGAAGCACCGATTGGGCAGCCGGCGCCTAGATGAAGCCTGGGGGGAGGACGGGACCAAGCCCAGTTCGGCCTGGCAGCAGCAGCTCCACCTGCAACCCCAACAGACTCAGTCCTGCCAACGCTGTTCTTCCATCCAGACAGATTCGCCCCCGCGGTACCCCGGGGGAGCTTCCAATCCCCCGAGTGTGGCTTCTGGGGTCGGAAAGGCACCGAGTGAAGACCAGTGGGCAGTGCCGATCTGCAGCCACGTAGGTCGCTGGTCCTCTTCCTCTTTACACACAGACAAGTCCTCCGTGCCTTCCCAAGAGTTAAGGACCCAGTCGGCCTGTATGTACACCCCGCAAAGAGACTGTAACGATTTGATGGAGCCCTTAGCCAGTCAGTATCCCCAGCCCATGGTCTCCAGCAAAGACCCGCAGAACCAGATTCTCAAGTGCAAGCTGGAAGAGACGGTGATGTCCTCAAGGGACCAGAAGATCGTGTCCCTAGTGCTAAACCGGCTCCAGAAAGCCCAAAGAATGCGGGAGCTGCAGCAGCAGGCGGCAGTCGCTTGGGAGGAGCTGAAGCGCTCAGACCAGAAGGTCCAGATGACCCTGGAGAGAGAGCGCCGGCTGCTGCTGCAGCAGAGTCAAGAGCAGTGGCAGCAACGGAAGGAGCGCAAGGGTCGCCGGGGCCGCGAACATCACTACCGGCGGCGGGACGGCCACTCGAAGAACGCGATCCCGGAGGAGAGTTGGTGGGAGTCACAACTGCAGGACACCGAGAACCAGCGTCGAGCGAGGATGGAGAGGGCGCGCGTGGAGGCCGAGCACCGCAAGCAGTGCCAAGCTCAGCGCCTGCGAGAGCAGGAGAGGTTATTGCAGAGCTTGCGGGAACTGAACAACCTGCAGCTGCGGAAGAGGCTGGAGGAGGCCTGTCACAAAAGGCAGTTGCACTCGATGGACACCAAGAAGGTCCAGGAGACCAACCTGAGTTCCCTCGTCAATTATCAGGCCCGCAAGGTGCTCATGGACTGCCAAGCCAAGGCCGAGGAGCTCCTCAGAAAGCTGTCGCTGGAGCAGAATTCCATGCGGTCCCAAGAGATCCACCAGGGCCTGCTGAAGGGGCAGTACCGACAGCTGAAGGAAAAGGCCCAGAAGGAGGAAGAGCAGTTCCAACAGGTCAAGTGTCACGCCGCAGAGTCTGAGGAGCAGAGGCAGATGCACAAGAGGATCTTATTGGAGCTAGCGGAGCAGAAGAGCCAGCAGGATAGGAGTCACGCACACAGGACCCCCAGGGACAAGGCACAGCGCCTCCGGGAGCTCAACATCCTGCGGGAGAAGAATCATCACATTCTGAAGCTGAAAgcagaaaaagaggaaaagtgcCACATTGAGGGCATCAAGGAAGCCATTAAGAAAAAGGAGCAGAAAATGGAGCACTTCTCCCGCGGGAAAGATCCCACCTTGTCAGAGTTTCAGAAGGCCTCTCTCACCTCCAGGAGAGAGAATGGCCGAGGGCTTCCCATCAGCTGCTTTGATCAGAGGACATCAGAGGCCCAGCTGTGTGCCCATCAGCCGAGAGGGGCCTATTGA